Proteins from a genomic interval of Pantanalinema sp.:
- a CDS encoding radical SAM protein, producing MSDPGARHEGRAPRVLLIFPPQWSPQNPHYSLRTLMGHLRANGVEVAVRDLNVEYYDQMLSPETLSMALSRLRLDYEYLGTRSTLRMLGGDDCIDARLDALRAKAIRDYVDEKGPLLEQLPRVILDAKETLKDPRRFYNPDMLIEAFQTIDQALELISMPYYPAHLSFNYFEQPDIRLNLESLTAIASDAKRNLFYNFFERQLEDLLSIEADYVGISISSFSQVVPGLTLARLLKQAAPEGCHIGIGGNFFSRLKDVLLEKPAFFETFAHSLALGEGEDQLVQLSEILAEGKDLALAPNLLYLSEDGTVKETKKQAVPRMDKTGIQDLAGLPLDKYLTPELVLTIQASKGCYWGQCTFCDTDFGIQVDTKTLDRLVAEIRHLRDTYGVRHFQFVDEAIRPVYMRRMAQRFIDEELDIEWFCNGRLEKAITPDLLQLLHRSGLRMVLWGFESGSARILDLIKKGIDPEKRFDILKASTEAGVWNFAYIFFGFPTETLEEARSTIDAITSNTDIIHSYGRSVFTLGKQSPLYLDAEELGIVDIVEDSEELSTNLHYRMSKGMTPAELKGVLKECTQRSGEAYQYALWFFLRYRENIHLYLSRFGLDHVRNYKLTRFAIPTTCEEVF from the coding sequence ATGAGCGATCCCGGCGCCCGGCACGAGGGGCGCGCCCCGCGCGTCCTGCTGATCTTCCCTCCCCAGTGGTCCCCCCAGAACCCGCACTACTCGCTGCGGACCCTGATGGGCCACCTGCGGGCCAACGGCGTCGAGGTCGCCGTGCGCGACCTCAACGTCGAGTACTACGACCAGATGCTCAGCCCGGAGACCCTCTCGATGGCGCTCTCCCGGCTGCGGCTGGACTACGAGTACCTGGGCACCCGCAGCACCCTGCGCATGCTGGGAGGGGACGACTGCATCGACGCGCGGCTCGACGCCCTGCGCGCCAAGGCCATCCGGGACTACGTGGACGAGAAGGGGCCGCTGCTGGAGCAGCTGCCCCGGGTCATCCTGGACGCCAAGGAGACCCTCAAGGACCCCCGGCGCTTCTACAACCCCGACATGCTGATCGAGGCCTTCCAGACCATCGACCAGGCCCTCGAGCTGATCTCCATGCCGTACTACCCGGCGCACCTGAGCTTCAACTACTTCGAGCAGCCGGACATCCGGCTGAACCTCGAGAGTCTGACGGCGATCGCCTCCGATGCCAAGCGCAACCTCTTCTACAACTTCTTCGAGCGCCAGCTTGAAGACCTGCTCTCGATCGAGGCCGACTACGTGGGCATCTCGATCAGCTCCTTCTCGCAGGTGGTGCCCGGGCTGACGCTCGCGCGCCTGCTCAAGCAGGCCGCCCCCGAGGGATGCCACATCGGGATCGGCGGCAACTTCTTCTCCCGGCTCAAGGACGTGCTCCTGGAGAAGCCCGCGTTCTTCGAGACCTTCGCCCACAGCCTGGCGCTCGGCGAGGGCGAGGACCAGCTGGTCCAGCTCTCCGAGATCCTGGCCGAGGGCAAGGACCTGGCCCTTGCTCCCAACCTCCTGTACCTGAGCGAGGACGGCACGGTCAAGGAGACCAAGAAGCAGGCCGTCCCCCGCATGGACAAGACCGGCATCCAGGACCTCGCCGGCCTGCCCCTCGACAAGTACCTGACCCCGGAGCTGGTGCTGACCATCCAGGCGAGCAAGGGATGCTACTGGGGCCAGTGCACCTTCTGCGACACCGACTTCGGCATCCAGGTGGACACCAAGACCCTGGACAGGCTGGTCGCCGAGATCCGTCACCTGCGCGACACGTACGGGGTGCGGCACTTCCAGTTCGTCGACGAGGCCATCCGGCCGGTCTACATGCGCCGCATGGCCCAGCGCTTCATCGACGAAGAGCTCGACATCGAGTGGTTCTGCAACGGGCGACTGGAGAAGGCCATCACGCCCGATCTGCTTCAGCTCTTGCACCGCTCGGGGCTGAGGATGGTGCTGTGGGGCTTCGAGTCGGGCTCGGCGCGGATCCTGGATCTGATCAAGAAGGGGATCGACCCGGAGAAGCGGTTCGACATCCTGAAGGCCTCGACCGAGGCGGGGGTCTGGAACTTCGCCTACATCTTCTTCGGCTTCCCCACCGAGACCCTGGAGGAGGCACGCAGCACCATCGACGCCATCACCTCCAACACCGACATCATCCACTCTTACGGCCGCTCGGTGTTCACCCTCGGCAAGCAGAGCCCGCTGTACCTGGACGCCGAGGAGCTCGGCATCGTGGACATCGTGGAGGACAGCGAGGAGCTGTCCACCAACCTTCATTACCGCATGAGCAAGGGCATGACCCCCGCCGAGCTGAAGGGTGTCCTCAAGGAGTGCACCCAGCGCAGCGGCGAGGCCTACCAGTACGCGCTGTGGTTCTTCCTGCGCTACCGGGAGAACATCCACCTCTACCTGTCCCGCTTCGGGCTGGACCACGTCCGCAACTACAAGCTGACGCGCTTCGCCATCCCGACGACCTGCGAGGAAGTGTTCTAG